In one Halosimplex halophilum genomic region, the following are encoded:
- a CDS encoding MBL fold metallo-hydrolase, with the protein MTVDSDWGDWLPRAVESASPDTLAVWYLGCNGFVLKASDGTTVYVDPYLGIGDPPRTVRMIPVPFEPEHVEEADAIFGTHEHVDHVHGPSQAPILANTGADYYTSDSGHDVIDEEDWTGEWGVSDDQLHEIEEGDTVEVGELTVHVEPANDPDAVHPVSLVFEHEAGTFFHGGDARPGEFERVGEAYDIDIGVLAFGAVGNIPDKETGEDVRTRWYSDENMVIEAANELQLDTLVPSHWDMWKGMTTEPTVLHNHAASFEYPENLQVVEIGDRFDL; encoded by the coding sequence ATGACAGTGGACAGCGACTGGGGCGACTGGCTCCCCCGCGCGGTCGAATCGGCGTCGCCGGACACGCTGGCGGTCTGGTACCTCGGCTGCAACGGGTTCGTCCTGAAGGCCAGCGACGGCACGACGGTCTACGTCGACCCCTATCTCGGGATCGGCGACCCGCCGCGGACGGTCCGGATGATCCCCGTCCCGTTCGAACCCGAACACGTGGAAGAGGCCGACGCTATCTTCGGCACCCACGAGCACGTCGACCACGTCCACGGCCCGAGCCAGGCGCCGATCCTCGCGAACACGGGCGCCGACTACTACACCTCCGACTCGGGCCACGACGTGATCGACGAGGAGGACTGGACCGGCGAGTGGGGCGTGAGCGACGACCAGCTCCACGAGATCGAGGAGGGCGACACGGTCGAAGTCGGCGAGCTGACCGTCCACGTCGAACCGGCCAACGACCCCGACGCCGTCCACCCCGTCTCGCTGGTCTTCGAGCACGAGGCCGGGACCTTCTTCCACGGCGGCGACGCCCGCCCCGGCGAGTTCGAGCGGGTGGGCGAGGCCTACGACATCGACATCGGGGTGCTGGCGTTCGGCGCGGTCGGCAACATCCCCGACAAGGAGACCGGCGAGGACGTGCGCACCCGGTGGTACAGCGACGAGAACATGGTGATCGAGGCCGCCAACGAACTCCAGCTCGATACGCTCGTGCCGAGCCACTGGGACATGTGGAAGGGCATGACCACCGAGCCGACGGTGCTGCACAACCACGCCGCGAGCTTCGAGTACCCCGAGAACCTGCAGGTCGTCGAGATCGGCGACCGCTTCGACCTCTGA
- a CDS encoding YlbF family regulator, which produces MSIETDAANAEASEEVDALARELGERIAELPVYERYREAKAEVEADEDLQEQIREFEQIREEFMLARQTNEATQEDLRTLQDAQEELHDHPKMAEYLEVQSELELRLQELNEIISEPLTVDFGGKAGGCCED; this is translated from the coding sequence ATGAGCATCGAGACCGACGCGGCGAACGCGGAGGCCAGCGAGGAGGTCGACGCGCTCGCCCGCGAACTCGGCGAGCGCATCGCGGAGCTGCCCGTCTACGAGCGCTACCGCGAGGCCAAGGCCGAGGTCGAGGCCGACGAGGACCTCCAGGAGCAGATCCGCGAGTTCGAGCAGATCCGCGAGGAGTTCATGCTCGCGCGCCAGACCAACGAGGCCACCCAGGAGGACCTCCGGACGCTGCAGGACGCCCAGGAGGAGCTACACGACCACCCGAAGATGGCGGAGTACCTCGAAGTCCAGAGCGAGCTGGAGCTGCGCCTGCAGGAGCTCAACGAGATCATCTCCGAACCCCTCACGGTGGACTTCGGCGGCAAGGCCGGCGGCTGCTGCGAGGACTGA
- the dph2 gene encoding diphthamide biosynthesis enzyme Dph2: protein MSQDSRGEADEAPRTEGDLRETGMSLRHDREWDYELDRIVDAVAERDAETVGLQFPEGLKRRGPRVADDLRAELPDDVTVMISGQPCYGACDLDTYLMRRTDVFVHFGHSPMKESDKIIYVPLFSNVDVFPIMERALDEEIAPADEDEDVGLVTTAQHMNKFDEMRSWLEERGYTVHTRKGDERLTHEGQVLGCNYASADVDADQMLYVGGGKFHPLGLAMEHPDKKVVIADPVNNAVSVADTEKFMKQRYGAVHRAMDAEEWGVIFCTKIGQGRWDQAQEIVENNDDAYLITMDEVTPDRLTNFGMDAYVNTGCPRITTDDGPQFKQPMLTPQEYRIAIGEEPLEALEFDTFHGTW, encoded by the coding sequence ATGAGCCAGGATTCGCGCGGCGAGGCCGACGAGGCGCCTCGCACCGAGGGCGACCTCAGGGAGACGGGCATGTCGCTGCGCCACGACCGCGAGTGGGACTACGAACTCGACCGCATCGTCGACGCCGTCGCCGAACGTGACGCCGAGACGGTCGGCCTGCAGTTCCCCGAGGGGCTGAAGCGGCGCGGTCCGCGCGTCGCCGACGACCTGCGCGCCGAGCTGCCCGACGACGTGACCGTCATGATCTCCGGCCAGCCCTGCTACGGCGCCTGTGACCTCGACACCTATCTGATGCGCCGGACGGACGTGTTCGTCCACTTCGGCCACTCCCCGATGAAGGAGTCGGACAAGATCATCTACGTCCCCCTCTTCTCGAACGTCGACGTCTTCCCGATCATGGAGCGGGCGCTCGACGAGGAGATCGCCCCGGCCGACGAGGACGAGGACGTGGGCCTCGTGACGACCGCCCAGCACATGAACAAGTTCGACGAGATGCGCTCGTGGCTGGAGGAGCGGGGCTACACCGTCCACACCCGCAAGGGCGACGAGCGGCTCACTCACGAGGGGCAGGTGCTGGGCTGTAACTACGCCAGCGCCGACGTGGACGCCGACCAGATGCTGTACGTCGGCGGCGGCAAGTTCCACCCGCTCGGGCTGGCGATGGAACACCCCGACAAGAAGGTTGTCATCGCCGACCCCGTCAACAACGCCGTCTCAGTCGCCGACACGGAGAAGTTCATGAAACAGCGCTACGGCGCGGTTCACCGCGCGATGGACGCCGAGGAGTGGGGCGTCATCTTCTGCACCAAGATCGGGCAGGGCCGCTGGGACCAGGCCCAGGAGATCGTCGAGAACAACGACGACGCCTACCTCATCACGATGGACGAGGTGACGCCCGACCGGCTGACCAACTTCGGGATGGACGCCTACGTGAACACGGGCTGTCCCCGGATCACCACCGACGACGGCCCGCAGTTCAAGCAGCCGATGCTCACCCCCCAGGAGTACCGCATCGCCATCGGCGAGGAACCGCTGGAGGCGCTGGAGTTCGACACCTTCCACGGCACCTGGTAG
- a CDS encoding ATP-binding protein: MSNGRPSSSTYVRPLDERESGVSVVCLHPDEATGERLADGIEATGDTANATAVTTVSSAFERLDAEDVGCLVCGLTAGEPDGIAVLERLRAEHGDLPFVLVTGDGSERVAADAVNAGADGYVAYDGEPGSEAFRTLVDRIDVVVDEYRSHQRYEETTELLFRLTEYTTDTLWMFTADWSETVIVNSAYDDVWDRTKADLIEDPTNFLEGIHPEDREMVREKMGVLSEGDPADLEYRTLTDDDETRWLSVHAEPVFDEDGAVAYVAGFTRDISELKRRETRLKNLAETTRKLPHARSERAVVEIVVEIVDSIVGCPVSAYWSYDGAERLEPLYASDGALDAFGVETTEALPDIEPAHDEMGCFEAGELSVVADYGDLANPSVPRADLGTLMLVPVDDHGLLIVGQPGPAEIDEFEHTMVEMVEQAMVDALDRVEREAELERQRTELERSNESLQQFAYVASHDLQEPLRMVSSYVSLLEEEYGDSFDEEGELYMEYAVDGATRMQAMIDALLQYSRVTTKGDEPTETDAGAVFEETVRSLELLIDERDATVDSGELPAVTVDRNQLGQVFQNLVENALHYGGEEPTVTAGAEREDDRVHFTVADDGPGIEADQHDRIFEIFKQNASRSGSTGIGLAMCKRIVNRHGGEIWVESEPGDGATFHFTMPATAETEIHA, from the coding sequence GTGAGCAACGGTCGCCCGTCGTCGTCGACGTACGTCAGGCCGCTCGACGAGCGGGAGTCGGGAGTCAGCGTGGTCTGTCTCCACCCGGATGAGGCGACGGGCGAGCGCCTCGCCGACGGTATCGAGGCGACCGGCGACACGGCGAACGCGACGGCGGTGACGACGGTGTCGTCGGCCTTCGAACGCCTGGACGCCGAGGACGTCGGGTGTCTCGTGTGCGGGCTGACCGCGGGGGAGCCGGACGGGATCGCGGTCCTGGAACGCCTGCGGGCGGAGCACGGCGACCTGCCGTTCGTGCTGGTCACCGGGGACGGGAGCGAGCGCGTCGCGGCCGACGCCGTCAACGCCGGTGCGGACGGCTACGTCGCCTACGACGGCGAGCCCGGGTCCGAGGCGTTTCGAACGCTCGTCGACCGGATCGACGTGGTCGTCGACGAGTACCGTTCACACCAGCGCTACGAGGAAACGACGGAACTGCTGTTCCGGCTCACCGAGTACACGACGGACACGCTGTGGATGTTCACGGCGGACTGGTCGGAGACGGTCATCGTCAACTCCGCGTACGACGACGTGTGGGACCGGACGAAGGCGGACCTGATCGAGGACCCGACCAACTTCCTCGAGGGGATCCACCCCGAGGACCGCGAGATGGTCCGCGAGAAGATGGGTGTCCTCTCGGAGGGCGACCCGGCCGACCTCGAGTACCGCACCCTGACGGACGACGACGAGACGCGGTGGCTCAGCGTCCACGCCGAACCCGTCTTCGACGAGGACGGTGCGGTCGCGTACGTCGCCGGGTTCACGCGCGACATCTCCGAGCTCAAGCGGCGCGAGACGCGACTGAAGAACCTCGCGGAGACGACCAGAAAGCTCCCACACGCTCGCTCGGAGCGAGCGGTCGTCGAGATCGTCGTCGAGATCGTCGACTCGATCGTCGGCTGTCCCGTGTCGGCGTACTGGTCGTACGACGGGGCCGAGCGACTCGAACCGCTGTACGCGTCGGACGGCGCGCTCGACGCGTTCGGGGTCGAGACGACGGAGGCCCTCCCCGACATCGAGCCCGCTCACGACGAGATGGGCTGCTTCGAGGCGGGAGAGCTGTCGGTCGTGGCGGACTACGGCGACCTGGCGAACCCGTCGGTCCCGCGGGCCGACCTGGGGACGCTGATGCTGGTCCCGGTCGACGACCACGGGCTCCTGATCGTCGGCCAGCCCGGGCCGGCCGAGATCGATGAGTTCGAACACACGATGGTCGAGATGGTCGAGCAGGCCATGGTCGACGCCCTGGACCGCGTCGAACGCGAGGCCGAACTCGAACGCCAGCGGACGGAACTGGAACGTTCGAACGAGAGTCTCCAGCAGTTCGCCTACGTCGCCTCCCACGACCTCCAGGAGCCGCTGCGGATGGTGTCGAGCTACGTCTCGCTGCTCGAAGAGGAGTACGGCGACAGCTTCGACGAGGAGGGCGAACTGTACATGGAGTACGCCGTCGACGGCGCGACCCGGATGCAGGCGATGATCGACGCGCTCCTCCAGTACTCGCGGGTGACGACGAAGGGCGACGAGCCGACCGAGACCGACGCCGGGGCCGTCTTCGAGGAGACGGTCCGGAGCCTGGAGCTTTTGATCGACGAACGCGACGCGACCGTCGACAGCGGCGAACTGCCGGCGGTCACCGTCGACCGCAACCAGCTCGGACAGGTGTTCCAGAACCTCGTCGAGAACGCGCTCCACTACGGGGGCGAGGAGCCGACCGTGACGGCCGGGGCCGAACGCGAGGACGACCGCGTCCACTTCACCGTCGCCGACGACGGCCCGGGCATCGAGGCCGACCAGCACGACCGCATCTTCGAGATATTCAAACAGAACGCCAGCCGCTCGGGGAGCACCGGCATCGGGCTGGCGATGTGCAAGCGCATCGTCAACCGCCACGGCGGCGAGATCTGGGTCGAGTCCGAACCCGGCGACGGCGCGACGTTCCACTTCACGATGCCGGCGACGGCGGAGACGGAGATCCACGCATGA
- a CDS encoding response regulator — protein sequence MNDHGEPVEILLAEDNPGDVTLTRKALERGSISNNLHVVGDGVEALSFLRQEGEYADEPRPDLVLLDLNMPRKDGRDVLEEIKTDDDLRRIPVVVMTSSEAEEDIVQSYDLHANAYLTKPIDFDGFLDIVKRIEDFWLTVVRMPPE from the coding sequence ATGAACGACCACGGCGAGCCGGTCGAGATACTCCTCGCGGAGGACAACCCCGGTGACGTGACGCTGACGCGGAAGGCGCTCGAACGGGGGAGCATCAGCAACAACCTCCACGTCGTCGGCGACGGCGTCGAGGCGCTCTCCTTTCTCCGCCAGGAGGGGGAGTACGCCGACGAGCCCCGCCCCGACCTCGTGCTCCTCGATCTCAACATGCCGCGGAAGGACGGCCGCGACGTGCTGGAGGAGATCAAGACGGACGACGACCTCAGGCGGATCCCGGTCGTCGTCATGACGAGCTCGGAGGCCGAGGAGGACATCGTCCAGTCGTACGACCTGCACGCGAACGCGTACCTGACCAAACCGATCGACTTCGACGGCTTCCTCGACATCGTCAAGCGGATCGAGGACTTCTGGCTCACCGTCGTCAGGATGCCCCCCGAGTGA
- a CDS encoding hybrid sensor histidine kinase/response regulator — MNQAVNALLVEDNPGDAKLVEHHLENPSVQAFLDEVALTHVESLSAARDALVARHYDVLLLDLGLPESEGIETLRRAAAFDSGVPIIVLTGLDNTEIAVEAIQSGAQDYLPKGDLDGDRLVRALRYAIDRHEQEQTLARRNEQLDFFNSVLRHDMMNGFNVIMARADMLRTELDDPELVGHAENIHDWSVKITDLSGKVRSILDSVASDGDAALEAVALRPLVAEEADRVDAMTDRVDVDASVPAGLTVLGNDLLDDVVGNLLTNAVEHSEETTSVAVTAEDEGSTVVLRVADDGPGLPPEDRTDIFERGGKGAASSGTGFGLFFVSSMVESYGGSVRAEESDRGGAAFVLELPRA, encoded by the coding sequence ATGAACCAGGCCGTCAACGCGTTGCTCGTCGAGGACAACCCCGGCGACGCGAAGCTCGTCGAGCATCACCTCGAGAACCCCTCCGTCCAGGCGTTCCTTGACGAGGTCGCGCTCACCCACGTCGAGTCGCTGTCGGCCGCACGCGACGCGCTCGTCGCGCGCCACTACGACGTGCTCCTGCTCGACCTCGGGCTCCCGGAGTCCGAGGGGATCGAGACGCTCCGCCGCGCCGCGGCGTTCGACTCGGGCGTGCCGATCATCGTGCTCACCGGGCTCGACAACACCGAGATCGCCGTCGAGGCGATCCAGTCCGGCGCCCAGGACTACCTGCCGAAAGGCGACCTCGACGGTGACAGGCTCGTGCGGGCGCTCCGCTACGCCATCGACCGCCACGAGCAGGAGCAGACGCTCGCGCGCCGCAACGAGCAGCTCGACTTCTTCAACAGCGTCCTCCGCCACGACATGATGAACGGGTTCAACGTCATCATGGCGCGAGCCGACATGCTCCGAACGGAGCTTGACGACCCGGAACTCGTCGGTCACGCCGAGAACATTCACGACTGGAGCGTCAAGATCACCGACCTCAGCGGGAAGGTGCGGTCGATCCTCGACTCCGTCGCCAGCGACGGGGACGCCGCCCTCGAAGCGGTCGCGCTCCGGCCGCTCGTCGCCGAGGAGGCCGACCGCGTCGACGCGATGACCGACCGGGTGGACGTCGACGCCTCGGTCCCGGCGGGGCTGACCGTCCTCGGGAACGACCTCCTCGACGACGTGGTCGGGAACCTCCTCACGAACGCCGTGGAGCACTCCGAGGAGACCACCAGCGTCGCCGTCACCGCGGAGGACGAGGGGTCGACCGTCGTCCTCCGGGTGGCCGACGACGGGCCCGGGCTCCCCCCGGAAGACCGGACCGACATCTTCGAGCGCGGCGGGAAGGGCGCCGCCTCCTCGGGCACGGGATTCGGCCTCTTTTTCGTCTCCTCGATGGTCGAGTCCTACGGCGGGTCGGTCCGCGCCGAGGAGAGCGACCGCGGCGGCGCCGCCTTCGTCCTGGAACTCCCCCGGGCGTGA
- a CDS encoding METTL5 family protein, which translates to MSTKTRLAQQLAVVAGFEDPRVDLEQYRTPPDVAAHLIHTADLQGDIEGRTVVDLGTGTGMLALGAVLRGPERVVGVDLDPGPLATARANERRVAAAADVEWVRADATAVPLCPDGPTTVVMNPPFGAQSGNEHADRAFLGTAAAVSEVSYSVHNAGSEDFVESFAADNGGRVTHAFAAELDLPRQFDFHEADSQTVDVEVFRIAWDGSDADDE; encoded by the coding sequence GTGAGCACGAAGACCCGGCTGGCCCAGCAGCTGGCGGTCGTCGCGGGCTTCGAGGACCCGCGGGTCGACCTCGAACAGTACCGGACGCCGCCGGACGTGGCGGCCCACCTGATCCACACGGCGGACCTGCAGGGCGACATCGAGGGTCGGACCGTCGTCGACCTGGGGACCGGGACGGGGATGCTCGCGCTCGGCGCCGTCCTGCGGGGTCCCGAGCGGGTCGTCGGCGTCGACCTCGACCCCGGCCCGCTGGCGACGGCGCGGGCCAACGAGCGCCGGGTCGCGGCCGCCGCCGACGTGGAGTGGGTGCGGGCCGACGCGACCGCGGTCCCCCTGTGCCCGGACGGCCCGACGACGGTCGTGATGAACCCGCCGTTCGGCGCCCAGTCGGGCAACGAACACGCCGACCGGGCGTTCCTCGGGACGGCCGCCGCGGTGAGCGAGGTGTCCTACTCGGTCCACAACGCCGGCAGCGAGGACTTCGTCGAGTCGTTCGCCGCCGACAACGGCGGCCGCGTCACCCACGCCTTCGCCGCCGAACTCGACCTGCCCCGTCAGTTCGACTTCCACGAGGCCGACTCGCAGACGGTCGACGTGGAGGTCTTCCGGATCGCCTGGGACGGTAGTGACGCCGACGACGAGTGA
- a CDS encoding rhomboid family intramembrane serine protease: MLQSSPGQVAELVEAVRAVAPWQQLFLLVAVGVSVAVARRLVPGERWGDRLRARFVLGVPWGTLLTVLGVLLVYWVVQGGWEHPNSPLVIPFRSWSYFYPLGVLVAGFAHNGVGHITGNLVGTVVFAPVVEYYLGHYPTERGSESFSSLRANPFVRLLAVPAGSVAVGVFTGFFSMGPVIGFSGVVYAYVGFAMVTRPTLAVLALVSERVVDLLYRGLRNPYISREPGPSFFSPWWADIAIQGHAIGILAGVLAGIAVLAVREEYPNPLALWFAALVLGIRQSLWAIYAPMGANRFVLFRAVGVGVIFLSAALIATAVSASNRSLVPRLEGRSVDLPSPDSPVVVVAVALVVLSSFAVPFGFATVSGELPADAATVEVRDYTVTYVENEPNQYVSLVNEYLYGDTGTIRSSGVVVLSEERRVWIEAISKSRLAFSGGGTVRVGGLGWRESVHADREGWSVVGNGSVYKVSLREQGGRERLAYASDARRARPVIDGRNVSIAPVEGGFEAVVSTNGTVLGRAPVPARSNATTVGGLTLNRTGRDLVAISDRTRVQVASKSVPRARQG, translated from the coding sequence ATGCTGCAGTCGTCGCCCGGGCAGGTCGCCGAGCTGGTCGAGGCCGTCCGCGCGGTCGCCCCCTGGCAGCAGCTGTTCCTCCTCGTCGCCGTCGGGGTCTCCGTCGCCGTCGCCCGCCGGCTCGTTCCCGGGGAACGCTGGGGCGACCGCCTGCGCGCCCGGTTCGTCCTCGGCGTCCCGTGGGGGACGCTGCTGACGGTCCTCGGCGTCCTGCTCGTCTACTGGGTGGTCCAGGGCGGCTGGGAACACCCCAACAGCCCGCTGGTTATCCCCTTCCGGTCGTGGTCGTACTTCTACCCGCTCGGGGTCCTCGTCGCCGGGTTCGCCCACAACGGGGTCGGTCACATCACCGGCAACCTGGTCGGGACGGTCGTGTTCGCCCCGGTCGTCGAGTACTACCTCGGCCACTACCCGACCGAGCGGGGCTCGGAGTCGTTTTCCTCGCTCCGGGCGAACCCGTTCGTCCGCCTGCTGGCGGTCCCCGCCGGGTCCGTCGCCGTGGGCGTGTTCACCGGCTTCTTCTCGATGGGGCCGGTCATCGGCTTCTCCGGCGTGGTCTACGCCTACGTCGGCTTCGCGATGGTGACGCGGCCGACCCTGGCGGTGCTCGCGCTCGTCTCCGAGCGGGTCGTCGACCTGCTCTACCGGGGGCTGCGCAACCCCTACATCAGCCGCGAGCCGGGCCCGAGCTTCTTCTCGCCGTGGTGGGCGGACATCGCGATCCAGGGCCACGCGATCGGCATCCTGGCCGGCGTGCTGGCCGGGATCGCCGTCCTCGCCGTCCGCGAGGAGTACCCGAACCCGCTCGCCCTGTGGTTCGCTGCGCTGGTGCTGGGCATCCGGCAGTCGCTGTGGGCGATCTACGCGCCGATGGGCGCCAACCGGTTCGTCCTCTTCCGCGCGGTCGGCGTCGGCGTGATCTTCCTCTCGGCGGCGCTGATCGCGACCGCCGTCTCGGCGTCGAACCGGTCGCTGGTCCCGCGGCTGGAGGGACGGAGCGTCGACCTGCCCAGCCCCGATTCGCCCGTGGTGGTGGTCGCCGTCGCGCTTGTCGTGCTCTCGTCGTTCGCGGTACCGTTCGGGTTCGCGACCGTCTCGGGGGAACTGCCGGCCGACGCCGCGACCGTCGAGGTCCGCGACTACACCGTCACCTACGTCGAGAACGAGCCCAACCAGTACGTCTCGCTGGTCAACGAGTACCTCTACGGCGACACGGGGACGATCCGCTCCAGCGGCGTGGTCGTCCTCAGCGAGGAGCGCCGGGTGTGGATCGAGGCCATCTCGAAGAGCCGGCTCGCCTTCAGCGGCGGCGGGACCGTCCGCGTCGGCGGGCTGGGCTGGCGGGAGTCGGTCCACGCCGACCGCGAGGGCTGGTCGGTGGTCGGCAACGGGTCGGTGTACAAGGTGTCGCTCCGCGAGCAGGGCGGACGGGAACGGCTCGCCTACGCGTCCGACGCGCGCCGCGCGCGGCCGGTGATCGACGGCCGCAACGTCTCGATCGCGCCCGTAGAGGGCGGGTTCGAGGCCGTCGTCTCGACGAACGGGACCGTCCTCGGGCGGGCGCCGGTCCCCGCGCGGTCGAACGCGACGACCGTCGGCGGACTGACTCTCAACCGGACCGGCCGCGACCTGGTCGCGATCAGCGACCGGACGAGAGTGCAGGTCGCCAGCAAGTCCGTGCCGCGGGCGCGGCAGGGCTGA
- a CDS encoding DUF5789 family protein: protein MGVRPPSNDVDEEPDVVEFGIAALDARLADADVSFPATAEELREYFGDATVPYDASGNEMPVAEALAEADGESFDSEDELLNALHPVFERKRQAASTSLVKQLRGLVPF from the coding sequence ATGGGAGTTCGGCCACCGTCGAACGACGTGGACGAGGAACCGGACGTCGTCGAGTTCGGGATCGCGGCACTCGACGCGCGACTGGCCGACGCGGACGTGTCCTTCCCCGCGACAGCCGAGGAGCTGCGCGAGTACTTCGGGGACGCGACCGTCCCGTACGACGCCTCGGGCAACGAGATGCCCGTCGCCGAGGCGCTGGCCGAGGCCGACGGCGAGTCGTTCGACTCCGAGGACGAGCTGCTCAACGCCCTGCATCCCGTCTTCGAGCGCAAGCGCCAGGCGGCCTCGACGAGCCTCGTCAAGCAGCTGCGCGGGCTCGTCCCCTTCTGA
- the aglJ gene encoding S-layer glycoprotein N-glycosyltransferase AglJ, which produces MDYDDVCVLIPTLDESETIGPVVESFAAEGFDDILVIDGGSTDGTPSIAEEKGARVVAQRGSKGKGQALQEGFERTDAPVVLMLDGDMTYRAEDAATMLEPIFEGRADHVIGDRFADMEDGAMTRLNRFGNGVINRAFSLIHGRDYGDILSGYRALTRESIDRISLTEDHFGIETEMAVECVKHNVRTEVVPIRYRARPDDSETNLRPFRDGADIILTLYKMAKTNNPLFYFGSVGAVSLVVGLVLGTYVAVEWITANTSHEVIAFLGGLAIIFGVQLLMFGVLSDMIVTVNREQTRQLEDLTERLSDDRARGTARVDESGTGRDAGGTAGRADGERPSDPEPSAAERQG; this is translated from the coding sequence ATGGATTACGACGACGTCTGCGTGCTGATCCCCACGCTGGACGAGTCCGAGACGATCGGGCCGGTCGTCGAGTCGTTCGCGGCCGAGGGGTTCGACGACATCCTCGTGATCGACGGCGGGTCGACCGACGGGACCCCGTCGATCGCCGAGGAGAAGGGCGCGCGCGTCGTCGCCCAGCGCGGCTCGAAGGGGAAGGGCCAGGCGCTCCAGGAGGGGTTCGAGCGGACCGACGCCCCGGTCGTGCTCATGCTCGACGGCGACATGACCTACCGGGCCGAGGACGCCGCGACGATGCTCGAACCGATCTTCGAGGGCCGGGCCGACCACGTCATCGGCGACCGCTTCGCCGACATGGAGGACGGCGCGATGACGCGGCTCAACCGGTTCGGCAACGGCGTCATCAACCGCGCGTTCTCGCTCATCCACGGCCGCGACTACGGGGACATCCTCAGCGGCTACCGGGCGCTGACCCGCGAGAGCATCGACCGCATCTCGCTGACGGAGGATCACTTCGGCATCGAGACGGAGATGGCCGTCGAGTGCGTCAAGCACAACGTCCGCACGGAGGTCGTCCCGATCCGCTACCGCGCCCGGCCGGACGACTCCGAGACGAACCTCCGCCCGTTCCGCGACGGCGCCGACATCATCCTCACGCTGTACAAGATGGCCAAGACGAACAACCCGCTGTTCTACTTCGGGAGCGTCGGCGCCGTCAGCCTCGTCGTCGGCCTCGTCCTCGGTACCTACGTCGCCGTCGAGTGGATCACGGCCAACACCTCCCACGAGGTGATCGCCTTCCTCGGCGGTCTGGCGATCATCTTCGGCGTGCAGCTACTGATGTTTGGCGTCCTCTCGGACATGATCGTCACGGTCAACCGCGAACAGACCCGGCAGCTGGAGGACCTCACCGAGCGGCTGAGCGATGACCGGGCGCGCGGGACCGCTCGCGTCGACGAGTCCGGGACCGGGCGCGACGCGGGGGGAACCGCGGGCCGCGCGGACGGCGAGCGCCCGTCCGATCCGGAGCCGTCGGCGGCCGAACGGCAGGGGTGA
- a CDS encoding TrmB family transcriptional regulator, which produces MSGDGSAVFDRLGLTEYEETALRELLSLGKTTAPNLAEATDIPKARIYGVLDSLSDRGFVEVIPGRPKEYQPKPPEAILDRAVENRRQDYEEFSAAIDDLREEFLAAFRPRYERASEDVTPTEELFHVVDVGEPSERETRRLYHEADEEVDVVTKSFEYFDSVEPALADALERGVEVSVLMLVPDFLSTDPRDEPAIQREIVERIREDYPAVEIRFSTGKLPFRGHVADPSPDYETGSAILLVEEEDVPNHMRQAAITDNGAFVAGLKRYFDLIWDHESVADREG; this is translated from the coding sequence ATGAGCGGCGACGGGAGCGCGGTCTTCGACCGGCTGGGGCTGACCGAGTACGAGGAGACGGCGCTGCGGGAGCTGCTCTCGCTCGGGAAGACGACGGCGCCGAACCTCGCCGAGGCGACGGACATCCCCAAGGCCCGCATCTACGGCGTCCTCGACTCGCTGTCGGACCGGGGGTTCGTCGAGGTGATCCCCGGCCGGCCCAAAGAGTACCAGCCCAAGCCGCCGGAGGCGATCCTCGACCGCGCCGTCGAGAACCGCCGCCAGGACTACGAGGAATTCTCCGCCGCCATCGACGACCTGCGCGAGGAGTTCCTCGCGGCGTTCCGGCCCCGCTACGAGCGGGCGAGCGAGGACGTGACCCCGACCGAGGAGCTGTTCCACGTCGTCGACGTGGGCGAACCCAGCGAGCGCGAGACCCGACGGCTCTACCACGAGGCCGACGAGGAGGTCGACGTCGTCACCAAGAGCTTCGAGTACTTCGACTCGGTCGAGCCCGCCCTCGCCGACGCCCTGGAGCGGGGCGTCGAGGTCTCGGTCCTGATGCTCGTCCCCGACTTCCTCTCGACGGACCCGCGCGACGAGCCCGCCATCCAGCGGGAGATCGTCGAGCGGATCCGCGAGGACTACCCCGCCGTCGAGATCCGCTTCTCGACGGGCAAGCTCCCCTTCCGCGGCCACGTCGCCGACCCGAGCCCCGACTACGAGACCGGCTCGGCCATCCTCCTCGTCGAGGAGGAGGACGTGCCCAACCACATGCGCCAGGCCGCGATCACCGACAACGGCGCGTTCGTCGCCGGCCTGAAGCGGTACTTCGACCTCATCTGGGACCACGAGAGCGTCGCCGACCGCGAGGGGTGA